The DNA sequence CTCGTGAGTAACGGGACGCAGAATAAACGTGCACTAAATAGCTGATTGAGTGTTGACAGTCTTTATTCAACAGATTTTGTGTAATGACAACcagttactattttattttatttggtaagCGATTGAATACAAGGAAAATCAATCCTCAATTCATCAGCAAGTCAACCCAGCCTCCACCAAATACCAATGAGGGTTTCCTGACGGGCGAAATATAGATTGGGCACGTAtctaaatatcgaaaattgaaatattgttagttaaaatcatcatcatcatgcctatgtacgtcccactgctgggcacaggcctcctctcaggagagggctcgggccgtagttcccacgcggacccagtgcggatggggaacttcacacacaccattgaattggttcgcaggtttgtgcaggtttcctcaaggtgttttccttcaccgtaaagctcgtggtaaatttcaaatgtaattccgcacatgagtttctaaaaactcagatgggcgagccggggcttgaacccacgatcctctgcttcagaggcgataggtcaaactactaggccaccacggctacatgatgatagttaaaatatcgaacctaatgtaacctaacctactttcgatattttgaccgtcgactttttaacattagcaTAAACATTAGATATATTATCGATGGTCAGATACGTCCCCGCTAGATGGCGTCTGTATCGTGAGTTCCGTTGGACGTTAGTCTGCTTCCGGTTGGCTCATTTTAACCAATCGCCAATGTCAAACGGAGAACTTAAGCCaaatgagtatttctcaaaaaattgACAATTTCATTTTCGAATCTGATACACAAATAAATATGCGAGCAGGTAGGGAAATTGTACTGatcttaattttttaagttTCCTAACGTCCTCATTCCcagtaatttgtatgaaaatgttatttaaatttacgGACGGACATTTCCATACAAGTTATTTGGGTAACTCTGTATCATGTTCCATACCtgcctgcaattttttttacgtatcGGAGTCAATGAGGgctttcacagaggcgaaatatcgctagatggcgttaatatcgtgaggaccgtttgacgtttgtaaataagtaaatgagccaatcgcaagcaaacgtcaaacggagctcacgatgctaacgccatctagcgatgtctCGCCTCTGTGAAAGCCCTTTACATTAAATATGActtttttttgagaaatgctCAACTAAGCTGTCAAAGAAACCCTCTCACACGAACGTCCCCAGCTTGGTGTTATCCCCGGCAATAATGAGGTGGTGGCATTAGAGCAGCCGGTGGCGGTCCTCGTGGCACTCCTCGCTGGAGTCCGAGTCGGAGTGCGAGCAGCAGGACGAGTCGCTCCAGTGCTGGAACTCCTCCTTGTGGTGCTCCAGAGCCATCAGGGAAGGGAACAGGCTGTCGCACGCGCTGCAACTGGAATCAcgaataatcattattattattagataccGGATTATAttatgcttttctcaaaaatgaccgtaaaagttgacatttatttttacatatcaGGAGGGGTAGTGCATAGTTTAGTTAGTCAGGGAAAAATTAGAAAGCCATAAAAGATTGTCGACTCGCTAACAATGATAATGTCGCATATAAATCacattattgtcgagtctcaaTCAAACTTTATACAAAGTTAAAACGGCCAatggggtccatatcggctcgcatatttATTCAAAggccgaatgtaatgtttgtcagaatgatcgtttgtcataactatattttgcataagtacAGTAATTGTTCACAATTGCTAtataacaaacctaacctaacctatagttttctataggatcaccatttaaaaaaatcagaaaactgAGGTTTCAGTGAGAAAAAATGTATGTCAAACGATGACTTTGACTAAAATTACTGTAcctatgactagcgaagagtatgcgaactttggcgctccccggCCAATGatatgttggcacaagtcgtatacagccaactcaaatggccAGAACCAGTTATTTTGtggaacttcggactttttttggaaaaatacacctgcagctttttcttaatgaaaaaaaaaatgtctagaaagcataaaaaaattattggACTAAAATTAAgtgtaatatattttgagaaaaagtttattccaagttagttttttttccttcgccatttttgagtaaagctttatattagtctcgtcTGGAATAGAAGTTCGTCACTGATAATAATCACCCAGCAATCCCTACTTCCATGCCATGACAATAATCTTCTATTATCAACTCGGCGAGCGGACTTTAGATTATGATACGTCCTTACCCGAAGTGTCTCTTCTTCTGCTGGTGGTCGTTGAGCTGGCGGCGGGAGGGGAAGGAGCGGTCACACACGTTACACGTCAGGGCCTCGTCTGCAAAAACAACAATACTAgtcagcaaggctactacgaaactcgaagttcgtgtcgtgcggtaacatactatttaatacgagagcgagagggacggaacgacacgaacttcgattttcgaatttcggagtagccccgcagagTATGCACATTTTTGACTTCAAGCCCAGGCCGTGGCaagtaatgagggttttcacagaggcgaaatatcgctagatggcgttagtgtcgtgaggtccgtttgacgtttgcccgtgattggttaaataactaaatgagccaatgggtgacactctttcccggcccggataataccgggatggaaataccgaccctgtttttcgtgtagaCGCCCACAGAAGCTcacgtcagtttctatgggcgagtacacaaaaaaagggtcggaaagagtgtcacccgagccaatcgcaagcaaacgtcaaacggacttcacgatgctaacgccatctagcgatatttcgcctctgtgaaaaccctcattcatgCGCAAGAGCAAGAAGACTGCCTCGATGCTTAGTAGGCTGTGGGCTAGTTCAAACCCCATTATGCAAACTGTGCTGTGACGGCGAGATATGACTCGCCTTGCATGCGCCACTTTGCCCAGGTTGACCAGCAGAAGATTAGTCTCCTGTTGGTCATGTCTGATGGATCTTTTTTCAAtgtctattgtttttttactgtgCACCAGTGGTTTTCAACGTGTGGGTCGTTTAGGGTCGCGAAGCCCCTATTAGTTGCTGggaaaactacttcagtaaaaaagtaaaatatttattaagaaaataataactaataaataatatttgtcacgaaataaaatacatgaaaaaaacaacgggtagggagtcgcgaaatatttcttcaaaCGAAAGGGGTCGTGTTATGAAAAACACTGCTGTACACTAACatagtttataagtatttaCGTGTTCACTTAACTCTTTGGAccatttgttgtttttattttgaattaataaataatttcgagCGGTGACTTAATTTGCAGAAGTACAGAACCAAGTGTGGGGAGACGCTACAATAGTGAGATCTCTCTGGGAGGGAAGATGCCTGGACGCAGATATAATGTCGGAAGTTGTATTTATGCGTGCGTCATAAAAAACTTCGGTGGCGCGATGTAGGACTTGAAatttctatatttgctcactagatgccACTAGGATCTGTCACATGCGCAGTAATGAACAGGCAGCGCTACACTTTCGTGTCGCGGGCTGTAAGCCATTATTAGCTTCGGCCAGTAGGTTCAGCAGTTTAATTGACATTTAGCaggaactaaaataaataaataataaaaatcagataattaattaatagtttattttacaaattcgATATGAATCCAACTCGATCCttaaatccatttatttatttacaactatTTTATACAAAACAGTAATAATAAGCCACTCAGTTTTTTCAGCCGCAGTTTaaatattgtacagtcaacaataGACAAAATATCTGTTGAGGACTGTACTCGATTCTTTAAAAAAGACAAAATTGTGCCAAACAGGAAGAACACTAGTAAAACATGgaaatttatataaattgtGTGAAATCAAAACAGACcggaaaacaaattattaatcaaacaataaaacattattattgcTTAGTCTCTGCATCTAAATGATTGTTTGGAAGAAAgtttttaagcgataagaccgtcTATTGTCTTCTCTGATGTTGTTAACTCACTGTACAGAATTTgtcattcaataaaaaatgcacTGTATTGATTGTTCTAAAATTATCACATCAATCAGTAATAAATATGTGCCATTTTTACTAGTAGATTTGTTCTCACTAGATTACTAAAGCGCTACGCACACAGAGAGCATGTGCGGGTCGGGTCTTTTCCgacgcgtgagccgcgcggttcgatGTATTCACACAAAGAGCGGGTCGGATCGGCGATCGGCCACATTTTCGGTATCAGCACTTCGATATAAACTGCCAAATTCACTTGTGTGCGTCGCACGCGGCCGCCTTTGACAATAGGCAGCGCGACACAAACACCGCCCGTTGCCGCTCGGCGCGGGCGCTGTTTGTGCGACGACGGGCGACACGCACGACCCGAGCCGCGCCCGCCGTCGCTGTGTGTTGGGCTTTAATCACGTTCCTTGATATGTATTGTAATGGACACGGATCTCACAGCAGACTTTAACAGAGTTAAAAAAAGTGTAGCAATATGCAGTTAGTGATAAATTCAAAGGAATAGACAATTCGCATTATTGTTCTAAAAATAGGACGTCGGGTCTTACAAGGTGTAGCTTGCGCTCACTGAATAAATAGTtacaaataatagtacatacTATAACATAGCATTATATATGTAGCCATCACACACAAATTAGTCATAAGAATTTAATATGACTTAACTAACTGCTAAAATTAGTCAATAATTTAAGTATTCGATTATCATTTCATGATGTGTATTGTTATTGTCGCTTGGAGTTGTGTGTACTTTGTTTAACCACCAGAGTATGTCCTTTACAAAGATCAAAACTCGCACGAGAAACACTAAAAAGTTCATAAATCGTTTGTGGTTTCTCAATCTAGAATCTCAAAACAGGTAAGTATAACCAAGTAGAattcatttacaaaaaaaaaattaaatcattggTTACATTTATCACAACTTAGAAATAGATTTGAGCATCTTTAAAATGATATCTGCATTCTGCACGAATAAATGTGAACCTTAGGACCATAAGATAAGacataaaaatgctttattccAAAATCTTTGAGTAACCTACAATAATACACCGCAGACAGTGTCTTAACAAAAAGCAATCTTTAATGGATGGTTGATTGATATGTACCTTCGCAACGTAACACCAAAACCATGTTCCATAGACAAACATCAAGAGAATAGCATCACAACACTTTGTAGACCGCTCCAAAAAGTTCATACACACACCATCATAAAACACACTGCAATGTCACCGCACAACACTATTTGTTAAATCGGCAGCGTGTTTGACACCGTTGACTTAAACATGCTTCCGAAGAATCTCATCCCTGAGGCTCCTCCTGGTACAGATCCCATCATCATCCAGAGCAGAGCGATTACTTGTAGAACTGCGAAGACGATGGTGAGCGGGGTACTCTGGAGGTGAAGGGCGCAGTACAAGGTGGCTGTCAGTGTTGACCCATACAGGAGGGTTGTGAGGGCCCGCTCTTTGGAGAAGAGGGACTTGAAGTGAGACCATGGCCCGTAGAGGAAACTGAagctgaaaattaaaataaacaactgAAGATTTAACAACTACTTATATAAACTATTCTAATGCAACCTTAGTGTATTAAATTACAACtgctaggattagagacataAAACTTggagcagtttttttttaattgcagcTAGGCTTAATTGTTTAGGAATGCTAAAAAGCTAATATTCATATACTTGGCAAGTTTACCTTAATATAAAGAATAAGCTCCCGAGACTGAAGAGCAGGGCAAACTTTCTTGCTTTCAGGAGCAGGAACGGAATGTAGAAAAATGACAATGTGAAGCAGAGGATACCGAGGAACAGACAAATGCCGAAGCCTATGAACCTCTGTGTACGactctgaaataaaaaaagtgaaattagATATTTGGAACATAGTGTGCGTATTGCATGCGAGACATAATGACATGCTATGAATGACAGATATAATGTAAAttgaaaaattcatttatttattttgaaaacaaacaGGCAAATCAGGCACAGCTAAGGCatttaagaaattattaacccaaACAGTTTTCACTTAGGTACAATGACAATTCTGTTGCTCTAAACTGaaacatcatcataatcagccgccctaaaacatgaaaaaaagtgACTTCATATCACCAATATGTGTCTGTATTTGCAAGGAAACCGAAAATATTAGGATCAGTTTCATAAGAATTTTCTTAATATATTTACCGTTCTGATTGCATAGCAATTTTGTTacagtaagtatatatattatgaTTTTCACAATTGTAGCAtactaaacccggatttttaatcccatggaaaaaatgtaaacaaaggtgttgccgttatcaaaaaacatttgcagaattcaagatattttattctttccacatttgccagaaattgacttcccattaaaaaactgtatttcttaatcaagaCAAAATgctttgatatattaatttacaaagagagtactgttttcttatgcataatttatttattgtcctggtattacacccgggtttttaagctCTGGGGCTCAATGCACTAACATTTGAGACTGActtcgtaatcgttttccagtgactcttgttctgatattttttttactgtcgacattgttgttatatttttattgtaagttgTTAGTGTAAgtaagttgttaattgttatgTTTTCGTTGTTTTCCgttcatttttgtatgaaaggatggactccAGTCCAagtacttctcggtcaaaagacAACTTGTAAGTTcggctcttttatcgaaaagagaaaaaaaatggccacaacagaactttatatataatatttctagcgggcccGTAACTTGAAATTCCCTGAaaagtcactttgacaatgatgaaactttgtttacatttttccgtgggattaaaaatccgggttgtGGGCAAATAATCGAATGATCTTGTCCTTATATGGCACTATAATTTACATTTCAAAATGCTTACACACAGCCAGGGTCACTATCATTATTAAGGCAATTCGATATCACCAAAGAACAATCAACGAGCATCATTGTTTGATGACTCAGTCATAAACACCAGATACGCCAACAAATAATTAGGTCGCCTACTTACCAATGTGAAATACTCCTTCTGCACTTCCTCGAACCAACTTCCACTACTAGAACTGCTTGTGGGCGTATCTTCATTGCTTCGCGATAGAAAGCTAGGAGTTGAGAATGGTAAACTGATTTTGTAACTTCTACGGTTCTCGTTTTGCagtaaatactcatccaaatcaGACTTTAAATTAGCCATGTTGATGTCCTAGTTACTTAAAGTATGATTTTTCGAATTAAATCACCGATTGAGTCATAAAAACAAGTAGAACAAGGAACTCACGattattttcacacaaaaaaatTGTGCGTTTGACTTGCGTTTGACAATACGATGACGTTTCACGAGATGTTGCTAGTGATGCGCATGTACCGTCGTCAATCGATCGGCTTACCGGTTTTCGTCGCTTTCGGAGACAAAAAATTTAAGCgctattcatttcatttaacgTCGATTAAATTTTAGTATTAATATTTACCATAATCAGTGTCGTCGCTGAAGTCATCGTGATCGTGTCGGCGGATGTTGTTGTTGTACCGGTCATGCGCGCAGGGCGGGCACACGCCTCGCATCTCGCGATCGTCCAAATCCGTGCTACTTGCGTCTGAATCCACAGCAGCTTCCTCAATGTGAATATTTTCTATCTGTCGATTGTCAAGTTTCTCATTCGAAGACAGCTGATTGTAGTTTTTTCGCGGCGGCCGagtttctgaaaaataaaaacactgtaAGCTAATTTGCTATATCATTTCGTTtggttcagcagggctactacgaaactcgaaactcgaagttcgtatcgtgcggtccctctgacacttatactatttaatacgagagcgagagggacagcacgacacgaacttcgcgtttcgagtttcgtagtagccctacagagcTTAGCAAACTGTAATTATACTTCGTGCATGGAATATTAAATGTAACGCGGTTAATTATTGAGGTATTACGTTTCATAAGATCgctttaatgagggctatcgcgtattaattcgccactagaggcgctagtgtagcgtgaggtctccgaaatgtcaaatctcattgtttttgggtgagctacgcgggtatatttataattagaataattttgtgaatattttgcaatatctgaaattaattatggcaaatatgcgttccggggcaatgaatgtctgtgttttgagcagttttgtctttcggaaacctttgtcctccctttttcccgaacaaaacggggactatgcaacactgtggcatgctcgatatttttatggtacggttttaaggtgtattaaatatgattttaatctaaactttgttttcacacccataaaaacgcaacagtgcgccatctagtgagacaaaaaacgatagccctcattggttggGCTTGTGAAGTTTTAGtcgcttttttactgaagtaggTGAATGtaagttaagtaggtaggtaagtgtaTGAAACACTTCATTTTAGTAACAGTTAAGTACATCCCAAACAGGAAACTCttcgttaattaaaaaaaatatatatattaataagtatcatgggacacttgacaccaattacctagtcccaaactaagcaaagcttgttactatggatactaggcaacggataaacatacttttatagataaatacatacttaaatacatattgaacatccaagacccgagaacaaacattcgtattaattattcatacaaatatctgccccggccgggaatcgaacccgggacctcaagcttcgtagtcaggttctctcaccacttggccatccggttgtctTGGTCATACATAAATGTGGATCAAgaaaatatttctttcatttCATATTAAAAAGTCAAAACAAGAAAATGCCATAGGTATATTACTTTTAGATTAACCGAGGTACTGTCATCGGCAATAATATCAGAACGACAAAAGGCTTAGTAACATTTTTAACAACTATAATCGTACAACCAGCAAAGCGTAACTATTTGATGTATTTCAGTATTCGGTATTATTTCCAGTAACTAGACTataccacagtgtaagaaatactacgaataataattaataaatactaaCTAGTAGGATTTTCATTAGCAGAAATTCATCAACAGATGGCGCTAAGTGCGTTTATTCATGAGCAAAAATTAGGTGAAAAATACACAATAATAGACAGGCTATTTCTAGAGTTAGTGATAACATTACGTAGTAACAGTATTAACATTAAcatcgcgctgctaggcagatttgacaccccacacttcagtctactcgtgaccacggccactgcaatgctgccgaaacgtcgaggtaaatattactcgtgtgtgttagcgtgataagtcccgttggtggtattttgaataTGTTACATCTTAATTGGTAATTCgatttacctatttattgaaGACACTAAGCCGTGgtagccgagtggtttgacttgtggcttctcaagcagagggtcgtgggttcgagcctgGGCTGGCACCTCTGAATTTGTCGTAATCGATGTGGGAAATTATTAAATAAGcattacggtgaaagaaaacatcgtaagaaaaccggcacacacctgtgaagagATTCAaaggtatgtgtgaagttaccaatccacACTGgaaccgcgtgggaactgcagcTCAAGCCCTGTAGAGATCAATAATAGGCATATCTAACTTAATTATAGGTAATTGTATACTTACAGTAATAAGCCAATAATGTACAAGTATTGACAAAAAAACAGTACCTAATAACCGATTTTTCTGCAAAGTGCTAGCTTAATAATAGCTTTTgaagagtaaataaaaataggcAAGTTTGtagggaactacggcccaagccctctcattctgcgaggaggcctgtgcccagcagtgggacgtaaaataggctgggatgatgatgtaagtataagtaggtacgagtTAGTGATGGATGTGACTAGAATGAGCTTATATCGTAACATTATGTACAGCTTGACATGTGTAACAAACGGTGTAACCAATCCAACCGTGAACGTATAATGCTCACGTTAAATTTGCATTACAATTAAACCAGACATGAGATATGtgcttattataataatacgttGCACATATATTACTGAATATTCCATAAATGTTGCTACTACAATAACttttgtaagtaaaataataaaaaaaagtttggatTACTTTCAGTTACagcttgtaggtacctatgtgagAATTCtgaatgaaattatattttccaaaaaatacaCGACTGCAATAATCAACAACGTATACCTAAATCAGACTCATTTCGTAATAAAGTTCGTCTGGTAGTATTACCAAATATTAGGCCACTTATGCCTCATTTACAATTCAACTCTTTGAAACAACATGTTCTAGTCTGACCAGTTGCCAAACAACAGTTACGGTTATAATTTCATCGCAGATTGACCAGGTAAATAAACACtttcaacattttatttgcAGTTGAATTCAGCCATAACAATCGTGTTGGAATGTAGTATGCGTTTAATGAAACGCAGCGCCATCAAGCGGCGTTGACCGGAACTAAGTAAATCAACAGCTGTCAGCCTAGTCTGGTAACGTAATGATAATCCTTGCCTGTAATACTTAAGATTCTAATATATCATCTCAAGCTGAAATGTCGTCGTTTCCCTTCATTGATAACAAATCGTATGttcaatttcttatttattgtatcATGTATGAGTTTACTGATAGGACGAGCTAATTATTAATTGCGGAGTTGAGTAAACTCGACTCTATCATCTCAAGGTTGTTTATGTACAGTTTTTGCAGACTATTTGTAAAAAGATTAATTTCTTTCGCTTTTGCTAGTGTTGCACTTGATCTTGATGCCGAGTCCGGCATTTGGATCGAACTCCGCAACACTACAGACACACAATATCTCTATTTTCCTCTCtttttcctatttatgttttactgtgttttttgttgtgatgtagtgttttttcttgtcaataaatgttgtgatcTGAGTTTGTGAGTCTTGCAGTTTGATTTATCTAATCTGTTTAATTTGTAGAATTAAAGCTTCTTTTGTTGGCTTAGTAACGACGCGGCATTTTCTCGGAAAATTTTTTGCTTTCCTTACGCAAACGAAGTAGTTATTTTGGGGCCATATTTCTTATTTCTATCCTGGTAGCTggtactaaatattattatctgcAACTCTCGAGGGGATCTCGCGTTCACGCTGTTTCGAATCTTATCTTAACCTATGGCATCTGTTTGATGTggattctataaaataaaattgagcgACATCGAACCAAGTACCTAAACAAAATTCGTATGAAGATCGCAAACAGCGTTAATACTcgtaatgaaataatatttggtttatttATGCAGAACGAAACTGATAACCTTGCCGGTTCACTAGTTTTGATCATTgctatggacctccacaaagtaatgcttcattaaatcaattattaaatGAATGCTTAGATACTTCTCCTACTTTCAATATTTTAACGTCATAGTAGGTAAGTTCGTCTCTATTCAGTAGGTAGCCAGTAAcataaagacaaaaaaaaacttctcttGCAGATTTCTTTCTACCCTTGGACAGGCACGTACTTCAAATACATAATTTGCAAAAGGTTTACTTTTTtcaacccgtgtggtgtcgggttagaattacagctctccatttcttccgtggatgtcgtaagaggcgactgaggatacaGGTTAAGGCAGTGCcatctttcacctattagaggccctgggcacagtATTAATTGGTGGTTGGGGCTCCTATGACCATAATAAAGCATTAtttagctatcggttatcgtttggtaatggactagggggccccaatccatcgcggggccctgggcacgtgccaaGAAGAGGGGCCtgggttaaggtataccgtaggcgacaggctagcaacctgtcactattgtaccgtttttgtcaaacttaaaacctaaaattgctaaaagtggctccaaagcggtaacgtttcgtgtgctctgcctaccccatttgggaatacaggcgtgatgtgtgtgtgtgcatttaTTTTCTACAAGTTACGGCAAGACACAGCGCTATTTGGATTTAATTTCGTTCTAATAATACCAGTTATATCTAAATGTGTATTGAAGCAATAAATTGCTGTAAAGTTCTATTATTAGATTAGGTATAAGCGAACAAGCCACGTGAGCTGACCTCGAATTTACTCATATCACAAACAAGCGATCAGTTGGGGTTCCATTAAAATTTTCTGATGTACTGATAGCGAGATAAAGAGCAATATTCGCTATCTGTAACCAGAAAAATCCATATTACTCcctgatataaataaaattatacggTAGGCGTTTAAGTAACTATAGGACAATTAGGTAAGGTAGAGTaataaatatacacacacaaGAAGTTGTAAGCCATTCATCCTTGAACAGGTTCGCGcctaaatatttagtaaaaacaTAGCAGTTTTTCGTTTGTATATAAATCAGTCCAAATCTGATCTTTTTTATGACATACTGTTACTGCCCTACTCTATTTTATTGTCCTTTATTCCTTTGAATTGTTGGATCAAATGTCAGGATTTGTTTTTTACGGGGCAGAGTGGATAAGTGCACCGCTTCCACGTTTATATATATAACTTTACCTTATCTTGGAAATTGTACGCTGTATCAACACAGGTAGAATTTATGTGTGTTgatttatttagttagtt is a window from the Choristoneura fumiferana chromosome 13, NRCan_CFum_1, whole genome shotgun sequence genome containing:
- the LOC141433891 gene encoding uncharacterized protein, which gives rise to MANLKSDLDEYLLQNENRRSYKISLPFSTPSFLSRSNEDTPTSSSSSGSWFEEVQKEYFTLSRTQRFIGFGICLFLGILCFTLSFFYIPFLLLKARKFALLFSLGSLFFILSFSFLYGPWSHFKSLFSKERALTTLLYGSTLTATLYCALHLQSTPLTIVFAVLQVIALLWMMMGSVPGGASGMRFFGSMFKSTVSNTLPI
- the LOC141433893 gene encoding uncharacterized protein translates to MWWILRRARLTGASLFSQASSTTNNNNPKTETRPPRKNYNQLSSNEKLDNRQIENIHIEEAAVDSDASSTDLDDREMRGVCPPCAHDRYNNNIRRHDHDDFSDDTDYDEALTCNVCDRSFPSRRQLNDHQQKKRHFGCSACDSLFPSLMALEHHKEEFQHWSDSSCCSHSDSDSSEECHEDRHRLL